A genomic region of Oncorhynchus mykiss isolate Arlee chromosome 16, USDA_OmykA_1.1, whole genome shotgun sequence contains the following coding sequences:
- the LOC110491495 gene encoding uncharacterized protein LOC110491495 yields the protein MQCFQMIALTVAVFFAVLSPYTVGSVGNASSVEFKIWKFEDQPLVMQLAAVYKEMEHFKCEQTNIRQQLEALNQMLTSPKNETTTEIGSTSFVYPPNHGEGDIVQSSEEEDSMRPFDPCFRYTVLDQPWRATNTSIKNKMCDRNVKWQGWYRLFYKGNSLQMPERCVPMNKCGTHAPLWLAGPHPKRREGIVTRKVCGHWNKNCCAFKSTPIKVKKCQGNYYVYKLTKPTTCHLAYCADINTIVCGKCRKSETCVSRDNINWRCKKKPRPLKRKVHFFASYPGPISGKVNRIKYRTVLVNVGRAFNRRTGVFRAPVKGVYQFFFSTQSGRHGVKTDLWLVINGYWVAVSHTKISSPSTVGNLSTYMTFLRRGSLVYVSQDCGSSWATASSNTITFGGSLLVQSKR from the exons ATGCAGTGTTTCCAG ATGATTGCGTTAACTGTGGCTGTGTTCTTTGCTGTGCTATCACCCTACACAGTGGGCTCGGTAGGGAATGCCAGTTCT GTTGAGTTTAAGATTTGGAAGTTTGAGGATCAACCTTTGGTGATGCAACTTGCTGCTGTCTACAAG GAAATGGAACACTTCAAATGTGAACAAACAAATATCAGGCAACAGCTGGAGGCCCTGAATCAG ATGCTGACAAGCCCTAAGAATGAGACTACAACAGAAATAG GCAGCACTTCTTTTGTTTACCCCCCAAACCATGGAGAGGGGGACATCGTGCAGTCATCAGAGGAAGAAGACTCCATGCGACCCTTCGATCCCTGCTTCCGCTACACCGTCCTGGACCAGCCCTGGAGGGCCACTAACACCAGCATCAAGAACAAGATGTGTGACCGCAACGTCAAGTGGCAAGGCTGGTACCGCCTGTTCTACAAGGGCAACAGTCTGCAGATGCCCGAGAGGTGTGTGCCCATGAACAAGTGTGGCACCCACGCCCCCCTGTGGCTGGCTGGGCCTCACCCGAAGAGGAGGGAAGGGATCGTCACCCGCAAGGTCTGCGGCCACTGGAACAAGAACTGCTGCGCTTTCAAGTCCACACCCATCAAAGTGAAGAAGTGCCAGGGCAATTATTACGTCTACAAGTTAACCAAACCGACGACATGTCACCTGGCCTACTGTGCAG ATATCAACACCATTGTGTGTGGAAAGTGCAGGAAAAGCGAGACCTGTGTAAGTCGAGACAATATAAACTGGAGGTGTAAGAAGAAGCCAAGAC cCCTGAAGAGAAAAGTCCACTTCTTTGCCTCCTATCCCGGGCCCATCTCAGGCAAGGTGAACCGCATCAAGTACAGGACTGTCCTTGTGAACGTTGGGCGAGCCTTCAACCGGAGGACCGGGGTGTTCCGGGCGCCTGTCAAAGGAGTCTACCAGTTCTTCTTCTCCACACAGAGTGGGAGACATGGTGTCAAGACGGACCTATGGTTGGTGATCAATGGTTACTGGGTGGCTGTCTCTCACACCAAAATCAGTAGTCCCTCCACTGTGGGTAATCTGTCCACTTATATGACCTTTCTGCGCAGAGGGTCCCTGGTGTATGTGAGCCAAGACTGTGGTAGCTCTTGGGCCACTGCTTCATCCAATACCATCACATTTGGTGGGTCACTGCTTGTTCAGTCGAAGAGGTAG